From Brassica rapa cultivar Chiifu-401-42 chromosome A06, CAAS_Brap_v3.01, whole genome shotgun sequence:
TGAACATCAGAATCACAGCAAATCAAGGATTCTACCTCTTGGGACTGACATATGCATCTCCAACGTTTGCTTCAGCAATGCAGAACTCTGTTCCTGCAATCACTTTCATCATGGCTTGTACCCTAAGGTaccttaaccttctttttttttcaagtaaaaTCCTTTCAAGGGAGTTTATCATCTTTATATCCATATCCTAACGTTGAGCTTCATCAATTTTCAAGGATCGAGCGCATAAACCTTGTTCGAAGACACGGTGTAGCCAAAGTGTTAGGGACTATAGTGAGCATAGGTGGAGCAACAACCATCACATTGTACAGAGGATTCCCACTTCTTCACAGAAGTCTTACGGCGCAAGAAACCATTAACAAGTCTCAGAATTGGACACTTGGATGCTTATACCTTATGGGACACTGCTTGTCATGGGCTGCTTGGATGGTTCTTCAAGCTCCTGTCTTAAAGAAGTACCCAGCGAAGCTGACTTTAACATCATTCACATGTTTCTTTGGTCTGATTCAGTTTCTGGTCATTGCACTGTTTGTTGAAACTGATCCCAATAATTGGATCATTGGCTCATGGGAAGAGCTCTTCACCATCCTATACGCGGTAATTCTCTTTTTTCTATGTGCATTACACAAGATCTCTGAGTCCAATGATTGAGCTAACAAAGACAGAATCTTACAGGGAATAGTGGCGTCTGGTCTGGTGGTTTATCTTCAAACATGGTGTATTTACAAAGGCGGTCCTGTCTTTGTAGCTGTCTTTCAACCACTCCAGACACTTCTAGTAGCTGCAATGGCATTTGTTGTCCTCGGTGATCAACTGTACTCTGGAAGGTAAGTTCACAAGAGGAAACATCTAGAACATGGTCTTCCACATAGTTTAAAAGAAGATAGTAATATTTAGTATTTTACTTGTGTGCAGCATTGTTGGCTCAGTGTTCATAATGTTGGGGCTGTACTTAGTCCTTTGGGGTAAAACAGAGGAGAAAAGACAGGTGAATGAAGCGTCAAGTCAAGAAGAAGATCATGAGTCGTCACTCACCAAAAACCTTCTTGGAGATGAAACTAAAGAAGCTCATGATTCTGAATCTCCAGTTTAAGACAGCATATACATGAAAACACAACTCAAGACAATTTTCTATGTATATACACACACATGACAAGGATATAGCAAATAAGAACTTTGCCAAACCAGAGGTCCTATAGAAGGATCTTGTTGGtggttattttatattttgttttgtttcctcAGATCATTGCTAAGAACAAGCATTTTGTATCGTTTCAATCTTACTGTTTCCAATTGATTTACTTTACATTTGGAATATTGTACTCCCACATATACACATATTCCTATTCTACTGCTGTGGACTGAATCTAGAAATAGAGTGGTgggacattaaaaaaaattatgtttgacaAACAAACATTATGTGCGGAAGCAAATTCAAAAGATTGTTTCTTGAAAGAAATACAAAACCAGGCGACTTAGCTTCAATGGCACATGGTTGAAACTAGGCATGGGCGTTCGGGTATATGTTTTGGAACCGAACTCAATATCTGAGGTATCATAATATGAAACTCAATCGAGTTATTTGCTAGATCCGCAACAAATCTAATACCCTTATTTCAAGTCACGTTCGAGTTGGTTTTTATGTCATGCCTAGTTAAAATAGAAGGTTCCAATTTAACTATTAAGCAAAACACATGACGAAGACAAAAATATAGGACTTGATAGGATAAACAAGACATTTCAACCAGGGCTTGTGGCCTGGTGGTGATTAACTTGAGGGAAAAAAAACCCAATACGGTACACCACCAGGGTTCGAGTCATGGCCACtggggaattaacatttcggcatcgccagggacagaagaccgacacgtggcaacacgtgactagtctggaccacttctgtggggccaggatac
This genomic window contains:
- the LOC103871450 gene encoding WAT1-related protein At3g18200-like, which translates into the protein MGKAVVSEKMKLLVALITLQFCFAGFHIVSRVALNIGVSKVVYPVYRNILALLLIGPFAYFLEKKERPPLTFSLLVQFFLLALIGITANQGFYLLGLTYASPTFASAMQNSVPAITFIMACTLRIERINLVRRHGVAKVLGTIVSIGGATTITLYRGFPLLHRSLTAQETINKSQNWTLGCLYLMGHCLSWAAWMVLQAPVLKKYPAKLTLTSFTCFFGLIQFLVIALFVETDPNNWIIGSWEELFTILYAGIVASGLVVYLQTWCIYKGGPVFVAVFQPLQTLLVAAMAFVVLGDQLYSGSIVGSVFIMLGLYLVLWGKTEEKRQVNEASSQEEDHESSLTKNLLGDETKEAHDSESPV